Proteins from a genomic interval of Methanofollis formosanus:
- a CDS encoding PAS domain S-box protein codes for MGEGPEKLREIRRVLRQNPKGLSISDISRKVGLNRNSVAKYLEMLLISGQAEMRTYGAAKVYTASQRLPISALLEYSSDLIVVLDGEGRILQINTPFVTFSGQNREDLLGTDLATSGLPVVTTPMVLSGLDDDLTGEVVVPEVAWGDERIFRAKILPTAFEEGGSGTTIILEDLTEMKKAWKMRTFLANIVESTEDAIIGKDLDGKIVSWNEGAERLYGYMRDEMIGRTLDPLVPPENAAEMDTIQDEVEAGRGIDRLETVRVRKDGSRVDVAISVSPVRDEGGRVVGASTIARDITAQKHFEEEQRRHAEETAVLSKTAMGFVEMEDDDEVFGYIGRQVGKLLPGSTVVVSSYDRDLHAFRIEAVVGPDGEGGPGGELVGTHFPMTVREREKARTRLYEEVEIADHPAAALPGASNGGCMYAPLVCHETFLGDVVVLREGREGKEKGALIEGFMRQAAVALHRRHARLALDRSRQRARTLLNASPDLVVLIDPGGAVLDLNEQAGRIFGQAGKERAVTLHAALDKMREEVLNVGRTARGEVQACGKTFEVSMTPVRAADGRVHEIAVFLREGGAEPERPARARQDPRVSGRAH; via the coding sequence ATGGGGGAAGGACCGGAAAAACTCAGGGAGATCAGGCGGGTCTTGCGCCAGAATCCAAAAGGCTTGAGCATATCCGACATCTCACGAAAGGTGGGGTTGAACCGCAACTCGGTCGCAAAGTACCTTGAGATGCTGCTCATCTCGGGCCAGGCGGAGATGCGGACTTACGGGGCCGCGAAGGTCTACACCGCCTCCCAGCGTCTTCCCATCTCGGCCCTACTCGAATATTCCAGCGACCTGATCGTGGTCCTCGACGGCGAGGGACGGATCCTTCAGATCAACACGCCGTTCGTCACCTTCTCCGGGCAGAACAGGGAAGACCTCCTGGGAACCGACCTTGCGACCTCGGGCCTGCCGGTCGTCACCACGCCGATGGTGCTCTCGGGCCTGGACGACGATTTGACCGGCGAGGTGGTGGTCCCCGAGGTGGCGTGGGGGGACGAGCGTATCTTCAGGGCCAAGATCCTCCCGACCGCCTTTGAGGAGGGAGGGAGCGGGACGACGATCATCCTGGAAGACCTCACCGAGATGAAGAAGGCCTGGAAGATGCGGACCTTCCTGGCCAACATCGTCGAGTCGACCGAAGACGCCATCATCGGCAAAGACCTCGACGGAAAAATTGTTTCGTGGAACGAGGGCGCCGAACGGCTGTACGGGTACATGCGGGACGAGATGATCGGTCGGACCCTCGACCCGCTCGTCCCACCCGAGAATGCCGCCGAAATGGATACAATACAGGACGAGGTCGAAGCAGGACGGGGAATCGACCGGCTTGAGACGGTCAGGGTGAGAAAGGACGGGTCCAGGGTCGACGTCGCCATCTCGGTCTCGCCGGTGAGAGACGAGGGTGGCCGGGTGGTCGGGGCCTCGACCATCGCGAGAGACATCACCGCCCAGAAGCACTTCGAGGAGGAGCAACGCCGGCATGCCGAGGAGACGGCGGTGCTCTCAAAGACGGCGATGGGTTTTGTCGAGATGGAAGACGACGACGAGGTCTTCGGCTACATCGGCAGGCAGGTCGGGAAACTGCTGCCGGGCTCGACGGTCGTCGTCTCCTCCTATGACCGCGACCTGCATGCATTCCGCATCGAAGCGGTCGTCGGACCGGACGGAGAGGGGGGGCCTGGCGGCGAACTGGTGGGCACGCACTTTCCCATGACCGTCAGAGAGAGGGAAAAGGCACGGACCCGCCTGTACGAGGAGGTCGAGATCGCCGATCACCCGGCCGCGGCGCTCCCTGGCGCCAGCAACGGCGGGTGCATGTACGCCCCCCTTGTCTGCCACGAGACGTTCCTGGGGGATGTGGTCGTCCTGAGGGAGGGAAGAGAGGGGAAAGAGAAGGGTGCGTTGATCGAGGGATTCATGCGGCAGGCGGCCGTCGCTCTCCATCGGCGGCACGCCCGTCTCGCCCTGGACCGAAGCCGGCAGCGGGCACGGACCCTCCTCAACGCCTCCCCCGATCTGGTGGTTCTCATCGATCCGGGCGGGGCGGTGCTCGATCTCAACGAGCAGGCCGGCCGGATCTTCGGCCAGGCCGGAAAAGAGCGTGCCGTGACCCTCCACGCCGCCCTCGACAAGATGCGGGAGGAGGTTTTGAACGTGGGGCGGACGGCCAGGGGTGAGGTGCAGGCCTGTGGAAAGACCTTCGAGGTATCCATGACGCCGGTCAGGGCGGCGGACGGTCGGGTGCATGAGATCGCCGTCTTTCTCAGAGAGGGCGGGGCGGAACCGGAGCGACCGGCGAGAGCGCGGCAAGACCCGCGCGTTTCGGGACGTGCTCACTGA
- the mptA gene encoding GTP cyclohydrolase MptA has translation MDLPDVQSTCPDVRINLTRVGVKNVKKLVEVSRPDKRPVVFISNFDVYVDLPGSLKGANLSRNFEVIDEVLQEAIDGKVTEIEELCSVVARKLLDHHEYAERTEIQMRSQFMVRRETPVSKTGCHEVVKVYARAVAKRNGEHPIIRKSIGAEVTGMTACPCAQDIMKDHAIHVMQDLGVEPEKIDAFFEQVPMATHNQRGRGFLCIETDDDSHVSLETVINVLKASMSASIYELLKRGDENYVVMQAHSNARFVEDCVREMARRVVQEFGDLPGDSSLLLRQTNEESIHQHDAYAERKATLAELICELNGD, from the coding sequence ATGGATCTGCCTGATGTACAGTCGACGTGTCCGGATGTCAGAATCAACCTGACGCGGGTCGGCGTAAAGAATGTAAAGAAGCTCGTTGAAGTCTCCCGCCCCGATAAGCGTCCTGTCGTTTTTATCTCCAATTTCGACGTCTATGTCGATCTCCCTGGCAGCCTGAAGGGTGCGAACCTCTCCCGCAACTTCGAGGTGATCGACGAGGTACTCCAGGAAGCCATCGACGGAAAGGTCACCGAGATCGAGGAACTCTGTAGCGTCGTCGCCAGGAAACTTCTCGACCACCACGAGTATGCCGAGAGGACCGAGATCCAGATGCGCAGCCAGTTCATGGTCCGCCGCGAGACCCCGGTCTCCAAGACCGGGTGTCATGAGGTCGTGAAGGTCTATGCCCGGGCCGTTGCGAAGAGGAACGGGGAACACCCGATCATCAGAAAGAGCATCGGTGCCGAGGTGACCGGCATGACCGCCTGCCCATGCGCGCAGGACATCATGAAGGACCATGCCATCCACGTGATGCAGGATCTCGGCGTCGAACCCGAGAAGATCGACGCCTTCTTCGAGCAGGTGCCGATGGCCACCCACAACCAGCGCGGCCGCGGCTTCCTCTGTATCGAGACCGACGACGACTCCCACGTCTCCCTCGAAACGGTCATCAACGTGCTCAAGGCCTCCATGAGCGCTTCGATCTATGAACTCCTCAAGCGCGGCGACGAGAACTATGTCGTGATGCAGGCGCACTCCAACGCCCGCTTTGTCGAGGACTGTGTCCGCGAGATGGCGCGGAGGGTGGTCCAGGAGTTCGGCGATCTGCCGGGCGACTCCTCGCTCCTCCTCAGACAGACGAACGAGGAGAGCATCCACCAGCACGACGCCTACGCGGAGCGGAAGGCGACGCTCGCCGAACTCATCTGTGAGTTGAACGGCGACTGA